The nucleotide sequence TctaaaaaatttgattaaaactTTTTTTCTTTACGAATTAATCTCTTGAAAGTGTAATTGCTCGAGTGTATTTGTGGCTTTACTCATTTTAATAATGATTGTGATAATCCATAGAAGGAAAAGAGGAAGGGGTGGTGGTAATGATGAGTGTGTTGAAGAAATGCAGGGACCCATCCATTGTCACTATCTCTGTTAATGTGACCCAACAATTGGCTGCGCACAACACCATGTCTTTGTCAAATCAAACTGCTCCCTCCAATCCCTCTATCACCATCACTCCCTCTCTATTCTCTATTATTAATTCAATACTACTAACTCTACTACTACTATCATAATaatcatataataataataatactaattaTGAAAAACGAGAGCAGAATTGGAGCACAAGCTATTAGCAAAAGCGATGGACGTTTTGATTCTGGCTAGCTGAAGGCTCATTaatctcattattattattagtattagtaTTAGTACTAtctaatcttttcttctctaaccATCTAAAATTCTGCGCTCAAGTCACACACATTTcaatttccctttttctttcttttgttgtaAAGCGAAGCTGTCTTGTGCTCCatcaaaaattgaaattcatTCATTGATATTAGGTTAGATATTATTACTGCTTTTACTTTTGGTAATGCTTGTGCTTGTGAGCTATGTTGAAATCCGTTGTTGCTCTATAGTCATGGCGCTCTACTcggtggttctccttctcgtccTTTTCCTCTCGCGTGCCGCACTCTCTTCATCTGCGGAGCCTCGCAACCACGAAGGTACGTACCTCTTGTCTTCTCTTGTGGCTTCTTTCTTTGGAGCGGAATTCATTGACTGAAATGTGCAGTGGAGGCTCTAATGAGCATCAAGTGGAGTCTCACTGATCCTCACGGTGTGTTGAGTAACTGGGATGAGTACTCAGTCGACGCTTGCAGCTGGGCCATGATTACTTGCTCCTCTGATTCCCTTGTTATTGGCCTGttagtcttcttcttcttcttcttcttcttcttattcgtTGTCGTCTCAGGGATTTTACACTTCATTCCTTTTGTTTGTTTGTGTGCAGGGGAGCGCCGAGCCAATCTCTCTCTGGAACTTTGTCTGCAGCAATTGGAAACCTAACAAATCTTCGCCAAGTGTGAGGACTCAGAACAAATCTTCTTTCCAATTTTGCATTCATATTTGTCTCTTTCAATGCTTCTTTTTTCTGTAGCTAAGCTTTCAACTTTTTTCTTCTACAAACGCTACCTGTttatcttgtttttcttcttgttttggttATTACAATTACTGGTTTCTAAGTAGTGCTTGTCCTTATGTGTATTCACCTCaacatcttcctttttctttctttcttccagtATTCCTTTAGTTTTCGTTTTCATGTCTTTAGTAATTAGTATTGGAGTTTGTATCACCTTCTGAGAAACCTAAGCATAATTCTCCACGTTGGAACCTTCCTTTATGGGTGAATGCAGGTTACTGCAGAACAACAATATTTCAGGTCGAATTCCGCCGGAGCTTGGAACCCTTCCAAAGCTTCAGACATTGGATCTTTCCAATAATCGATTCTCTGGGGTGATTCCTTCCTCTCTCGGCCAATTGGATAGTCTCCAATACCTGTGAGtagtttcttattttgtttttccttttattACCATTTTTTAAGGAATAAATTGATTTATTAATTCTGAGATGATACTACTTGTGTTATTTGAAATCttatattatcattattatttatgTAAAATGTGGAATGCAATGAGAGCAGGAGGCTCAACAACAATAGCTTGTCAGGACCCTTTCCTGTTTCACTGGCCAAAATCCCACAGCTTGCTTTCTTGTGAGTATGGATATATACCAATTACCCTTTTCCTCACGCATACCAGTGCCTTGAAAATCGAAACCACATGCAACTTCTTGTTAACACTATTTCTATTTAGCTCTGATGTGATGATGATGACTCTATGCATTATTCAGGGACTTGTCTTATAACAATCTAAGTGGACCATTGCCCAAGTTTCCAGCAAGGGCATTCAAGTATGGTGTCTCTTCCCctgtgtgtgtgcgtgtgtttgatAGTGCTGTATTATTTTATTGTATACATTATTTTTGAACTGTTTCCTTTTGTCTTTTGTTCACTGTTACTATGTAGTATTGTGGGAAACCCATTAATTTGTGGAAGCATCACTACTGAAGGTTGCTCTGGATCAGCAACTCTTATGCCCGTTTCCTTCTCTCAAACATCATCACAAGGTACCTATCTTTAACGTTTAGCTGTCTTGTGCCTCTTGTTTTATTTATACAACATTTTAAACCTATTTGACATCTCCTTGTTTAGGAAAACACAAGTCCAGAAAAATAGCAGTTGCACTTGGAGTTAGTCTTAGTTGTGCTTCTCTCATGGTTTTGCTCTTTGGGCTCTTTTGGTATAGACATAAACGACAGCACCAGGCCATCCTGTTTATTGGTGGTAGGTAGCACAACATCACAGTTCTTAGATTATGTATGAGGAATAGTTAGTTATGATTTTTGCTTTGCTGCAGAATATAAGGAAGAGGGAATTGTCAGCTTGGGAAATCTCAAGACTTTCACGTTCAGAGAGCTCCAACAGGCAACAGATAGTTTCAGCTCCAAGAACATACTTGGGGCTGGAGGTTTTGGCAACGTTTATAGGGGAAAACTTGGTGACGGCTCTATGGTGGCAGTGAAAAGACTGAAGGATGTTACTGGAAGTTCTGGTGAATCACAGTTTCGAACTGAATTGGAGATGATCAGTTTGGCAGTTCATCGCAATTTACTTCGCTTAATTGGATATTGTGCTACTCCTAATGAAAAGCTTCTGGTTTATCCTTATATGTCCAATGGCAGTGTGGCATCCAGGCTTAGAGGTAGGTTTATCTCACTACCCCATAAAGCATGTGATCACACAATGTTTGTTACTATATATTTTAGTAGAACTTAGTTATGTGGTCTTCGTTTTGCATTTAAATCCTGTTATGGTCTTTGATCTGCACCTATCATGTTTTGGATTTTAATATTAGGacttaattattttttcaaatttgacTCTTTTTCTCCTGTATTCTGAAAAATAATTTTGGATGTCAGGCACCTACACATAATTTGTCTCTAGTTATCAATATCTTATGTattcaataatatttaaaatacttGGAAGACCATCATGATTTCAAATATAAGCTTAAAATGTTCTGAATCAATCTATTGAGAACTTGTTTTAATTTCAAGTCCAATTGATTGTTTCTTTCCATATTTACAAAAATGTATTGATTGTTTCTTTCCAGGTTTACAAAATGTATATTCTAGGCATTAAATCCTTGTTCTTTACTTAAATTCCTTATAATGGAAGGCTTAGTTTAGCTAGTAAATCTTGGACTTAAATCCTTGTTGAATATATAGGCAAACCATCCTTAGATTGGAACACAAGAAAGAGGATAGCAATTGGAGCTGCGAGAGGACTTCTGTATCTGCACGAGCAATGCGATCCAAAGATAATACACAGAGATGTAAAAGCTGCTAATGTTCTTCTTGATGACTACTGTGAGGCTGTTGTTGGTGATTTTGGCCTTGCAAAGCTCCTTGACCATTCTGAATCCCACGTGACAACCGCGGTCCGTGGCACTGTTGGGCACATTGCTCCAGAGTACCTTTCCACTGGCCAATCTTCTGAGAAAACTGATGTATTTGGTTTTGGCATTCTCTTGCTAGAGCTCATAACTGGAATGACAGCACTTGAGTTTGGGAAAACTGTGAATCAAAAAGGCGCTATGCTAGAGTGGGTAAGTCTATTCTCTGGTCCCAAAACAAACTGTTAATTTCCATTCTTAATAATCAAAACGATATGTCAGTATTAATTGTGGTATTAATTTTAATCATCGTAGTTATATTTATGCATCATAGCATTCTGTTAAGAGAATGCTAAACTTTATGAGGACACTTCTGCTTGTGCAATTGTTCATTTACGTATTTCATTTGTATCAACAATATTTGAAGAATCATGGAAAACTTGAATTCTTCGGTATGTTAATGTATTATACACGAAAGATATGTAGTATGTAGTTATGTACTATGATATTAATAGGATGTGCTCAATATGGCTATAGTGATTGAAGCATGAGAAATGTTTAGACTTTAACAGAGTTGAAATCAAAATTGGTATGTTGTAACAGGTTAGGAAAATACAGCAAGAAAAGAAGGTTTCGGTGTTGGTGGACAAGGAGCTAGGGAGCAACTATGACATGATAGAGGTGGGGGAGATGCTTCAAGTGGCTTTACTATGCACTCAATATTTGCCAGCACATCGCCCCAAGATGTCCGAGGTGGTCCGAATGCTTGAAGGCGATGGACTTGCTGAGAAGTGGGCAGCATCACATAGTAATAATCATGATCGGAATGTTAGTCATGGCATGACCCCAAGCAATAACAGTGGCCACACATCATCCCGCGCCCCTGCCCCTGCATCAAAGCATGATGACAGTGTTCATGATCGTACAAGCATGTTTGGCACCACAatggatgacgatgatgatgaacGCTCCTTGGATTCCTATGCCATGGAACTCTCTGGTCCTAGGTAAATTACCAAGGCTTTCAATAGgaagattagaaaagaaaagggaaatgAGATCTATTGGTCATATATAATcataattctttatttttttttcttataaaattgttattattattaaactTGGGTTATTCTAGGATTTAATCAGTGTATATGGTTCTGTAAAACACATTATCATGTTGGGTTTGTGTTTTAATTGTAAATATGAGTTTGAGTGGAGTTGTGGTAGTAGTACAAAGTGGCGTGCTTTTGGATGCAAAAAAGAACGGTAGAAATCAAGGTGTAACTAGGTTTAGTGCGTATAGTCGTATAGGGTAGGGTGGATGGAGTACAATGATCATCAAAGATTCTTTGCTCTCAAGTATGTGAATcaagaagagaggagagggtgTCATGCAGCAGAATATTGATACTGATGGTTTTGACtgaagaagggaagagagagagaagggatgTGGGATTTGGGATGGGATGGGGGCACATGAATTTTCTGTGTGTGTTCAAAACTTTGAAAGTGTGAGTGAAGGTCACAGAGTCTCTGCTTTTCAGCTGTTACATGTCTTTTTCCTTCAGATgcttttgcagggtcacgcgttactttattcatttattttcccCCTCTCAATACGGTCACCTCTTTTTATTGGGTGTTTTTACCGCTTTTATCACTTTCTGTCTTCGTGCTTTATCTGCTTCAGTCTTATATGGCGTGGCGTGTTATTTgtccaaataattaaaatgatGTTAATGCATAAATTGCTAGAACGTTCAAAGTGATGTATCATATCACAAATGAGCTTACTTTGTATGTGATACATATATTATGTATGAAGTGAATCTCACATATGACATATATCAGAAATAAGAGAGGAAAATGTAGCTCATTTTCAAGTTAgtgtatataataaaataagagaaTGCAAGGGATATAGATAAGAATATTAGATACTTTCATCAAGTAGTCTTGGCCAGAAGGaggaataataaaattaattcatGGGAGGTTGGTAAGGAATTAGGCTAGGATTCAGGTTGCGATTAGAGGATTCTTCCAAAATGCCAAATTACCAACGAATGCAAATGTAACGTGGGTGACGTTGGCGCCAAAATTTGTAGGTGTGAAGGAGATCAAAGACCTTCGGTCGCTTAATATGGTTAGATGTGTG is from Arachis ipaensis cultivar K30076 chromosome B01, Araip1.1, whole genome shotgun sequence and encodes:
- the LOC107641558 gene encoding probable LRR receptor-like serine/threonine-protein kinase At2g23950 (The sequence of the model RefSeq protein was modified relative to this genomic sequence to represent the inferred CDS: added 4 bases not found in genome assembly), whose protein sequence is MAVVLLLVLFLSRAALSSSAEPRNHEVEALMSIKWSLTDPHGVLSNWDEYSVDACSWAMITCSSDSLVIGLGAPSQSLSGTLSAAIGNLTNLRQVLLQNNNISGRIPPELGTLPKLQTLDLSNNRFSGVIPSSLGQLDSLQYLRLNNNSLSGPFPVSLAKIPQLAFLDLSYNNLSGPLPKFPARAFNIVGNPLICGSITTEGCSGSATLMPVSFSQTSSQGKHKSRKIAVALGVSLSCASLMVLLFGLFWYRHKRQHQAILFIGEYKEEGIVSLGNLKTFTFRELQQATDSFSSKNILGAGGFGNVYRGKLGDGSMVAVKRLKDVTGSSGESQFRTELEMISLAVHRNLLRLIGYCATPNEKLLVYPYMSNGSVASRLRGKPSLDWNTRKRIAIGAARGLLYLHEQCDPKIIHRDVKAANVLLDDYCEAVVGDFGLAKLLDHSESHVTTAVRGTVGHIAPEYLSTGQSSEKTDVFGFGILLLELITGMTALEFGKTVNQKGAMLEWVRKIQQEKKVSVLVDKELGSNYDMIEVGEMLQVALLCTQYLPAHRPKMSEVVRMLEGDGLAEKWAASHSNNHDRNVSHGMTPSNNSGHTSSRAPAPASKHDDSVHDRTSMFGTTMDDDDDERSLDSYAMELSGPR